GGAGGCACTCTGCCGGGAACTTCATTGCAAGCCGGGAGACATCCTCGATTATACGCCTGGCGAATAACAGCAAAGGCCGCCTCAATGGCGGCCTATTGCATATGATTGTTACAGTTATGGGAAAAAGGTAGTTTGCTATTTGGAGTAACTATACTCGAATGCATAGTTGCCGGAACCCACCTGCAGGGAAGCGTCATTTCCTTCCGCTGTTGCCTGCACCACTTTGCCGCTTTCCGTTACCGTAGCCGAAGCCGCGCCCGGCAGCACGATTTTGGCGGAAGTATTGGCGGGAACAGATACTTCCAGCTTCAGTTTGCCACCGTCGATTTTCCATTTGGAAGCGATGGTGCCATACAGCGATTTGAATTCCGCGCTGGCATGTGTCAGTCCGCCGCCGGGCCTGGGCTGGATACGGAATTGTTTATAGCCGGGTGCCGCCGGATCGGGCTGGATGCCGGTCACGGTTTTGTACATCCAGTCACCGATGGCGCCGTATGCGTAGTGGTTGAAGGAGTTCATCCCCACATCCTGGAAAGTACCGTCGGGCTTGATGCCATCCCAGCGCTCCCAAATGGTGGTGGCGCCCATTTTCACAGGGTACAGCCACGAAGGGTAACTTTGCTGCATCAGCAACTTGTACGCCACATCGGTATGGCCGAAGCGGGTCAGCACATGGCAGAGATACGGCGTGCCGAGGAAACCGGTGGTGAGGTGGTTGCCATATGCGCCGATGTTGTCGACGAGGCGCTGGGCGGCAGTGGCGCGCTGTTCTTCAGGCAGGATGTCGAAATTCAGGGCCAGCACATACGCCGTTTGCGTGCTTGATACCAGGCGGCCGTTCGGTGTTACGTATTCGCGGAGGAATGCGTTTTTCAGCCTTTTGATCAGTTCTTCATATTTCGCCACATCGCCGCTGTTGCCGAGTACTTTCGCCGCGTTGATGAGGTTTTGGGTAGAATGAATATAAAACGCCTGGGCAATGAGGTATTTATCTGTGATGGCGGAACGCCCGTCGTTGTCGTACGGCGCGGAATAGAAAAGCCAGTCGCCGAAATGCGGCCCGTGGTTCCAGAGCTCGTTGCGGCTGATTTTCGTGATGTAATCCACCCACTTCTTCATGCTTTCATATTGCACCTCAAGCATGCGGCGGTCGCCGTAGTTTTGATAAAATTGCCAGGGTATGATGGTCACCACGTCACCCCATCCCGCCGAACCCGGCGAAGGGATCGATTTTACATCGGGGATCACAACGGGAATGTCGCCATTGGGGCGCTGGTCCGCCGCCACGTCTTTCATCCATTTAGTGAAAAATCCGGTCACATTCATGTTGTACGATGCGGTATTGAAGAACACCTGCGCGTCGCCCGTCCAGCCGAGGCGCTCGTCGCGCTGCGGGCAATCGGTAGGCACATCCACGAAGTTGCCTTTTTGTCCCCACTGGATATTCTGTTGCAACTGGTTGATCAGGGGATGCGAGCAGGTGAAGCTACCTGTTTCACCCATATCGGAATACACGGCAACGCCTGTAAACAGGCTGGTATCCAGCGGCTGGCGGATGCCTTTCACGCGGATGTACCGGAAGCCCTGGAAAGTGAACCGCGGCGCGAAAGTTTCGGTGCCGCCGCCTTTCAGGACATATTTATTTTCCTGTTTGGCTGCACGGAGATTGGCGGTGTAGAAATTGCCATCTTTGTCGAGCACTTCCGCGTGATGGATCGTGATGGTGTCGCCGGCATTGCCTTTTACTTTCAGTTCTACCCAACCCACCATATTCTGGCCGAAGTCCACCACCGCTTCGCCCTGGGGCGTGGTGATGAATTTAATGGGCTTTAGTCTTTCTTTCTGACGAACGCCCGGGCCTTCCTGCGCCACGATGTTATTTTTCGTGAGCGGCAGCACGGCGGCGGATTGCCATCCTGCATCGTTGAATCCGGGACTTGCCCATCCGTTCATTTCCATGCGCGCGTCCACGGTTTCGCCGTTGTAGATATCGGAGTAACGCACGGGGCCGGAATCGGCGGTTTTCCAGGAGCCATCGGATGCGATGGTTTCTTTGGAGCCGTCACGGTAGGTGACTTCCATCTGGAGCAATAGCGCGGCGGTTTTGCCATAGGTGTTGCGCTGGTTGAGGAAAACGAGGTTGCCGCGGTACCAGCCGTCGCCCAGCGTGGCGCCGATCACGTTATTGCCGTATTGCAGCAGCGGCGTGATGTCATACACCTGGTATTGGAGGCGCTTGTCGTAGGCGGTCCAGCCGGGAGTTAGGTGGTCTTCCCCTACTCTTTTACCATTGATATGCGCTTCGTACAAGCCGTGCGCCGTCACAAAAAGGCGGGCGCTTTGTACGGGTTTGGCCAAATGGAAAGGTTTGCGGAAGATGGGGCTGGGACCGGGTTTGCCGGTAGTATCGTTTGCCCGGCCAATCCATTGGGCCGACCAGTCAGACGGTTGCAGCAGCCCCATTTCCCAGGAAGCGACCTGGCTCCAGGGCGACGCCTTGCCGTTGCGGTCATACACGCGCACCTGCCAGAACACGCGCTGGCGCGAGCTGAGGGCGCCGCCGCCATAAGGAATGTGCAGCGATTCGCCGGAGCTTACCTTGCCGCTTTGCCAACCGATTTCTTTTCCTTTCGCCAATGCAGCTGCATTGGAGCCGGTACGTACTTCATAGGCGGATTGCATGAAATCGCGGCCGGTGGATTTGATCTGCCAGCTCATTCTTGGTTGCGCGGTGGCAACGCCCAGCGGCGAAGTCCGGTATTCGGTGGTGAGCTTTTCTGGCAGGAACGATTGCGCCTGCACAGAACAGGGCAAGGCCGCCGCGAAAGCCGCGGAGGCCATAACGTGGAATAGATAGGATCTTTTATGCATGTCGTATTCAGTTTTCAAGCGGTACCGTCCAAAATATAATTTTCATCCGGAACCACTATCCTGCACTCACCTGCCTGTTCCACATTTTTTCTTTAAATTACAAATACCGATCACCAATATAACTACCATGAAAACATACATCGCCGCCTTTCTCCTGCTGCTGGCTATTCCCGCTGCAGCCATCGCCCAGGCGGATGCCGTCAACGGCATATGGCTGAATGAAGAAAAAGACGCGAAAGTGCAGATTTACCGGAATGGCGACAAGTTCTTCGGAAAACTCATCTGGATCAAGCACTCTCTGGAGGATGACGGCAAAACACCGCGGCGCGACGCGAAGAACACCACCACGTCCCTTCGCTCCCGCCCGTTGCTCAACCTCATTATCCTGACCGGTTTCGAATATGATGCGGGTGATAAAGTATGGGATGACGGCAAGATCTACGACCCCAAAAGCGGCAAAACCTACAGCAGCAAATTGAAACTCAAAGGCAATATGCTGGACATCCGCGGGTATGTGGGGGCTCCCATGTTCGGCCGCACCACTTACTGGACGCGCTCAGAATAAAAAAGGCTGAACGGAATCCGTCCAGCCTTTTCCGCCAGCCTGTTGGCGTGGCGACCGTACACGCTA
Above is a genomic segment from Chitinophaga pollutisoli containing:
- a CDS encoding DUF2147 domain-containing protein, with the protein product MKTYIAAFLLLLAIPAAAIAQADAVNGIWLNEEKDAKVQIYRNGDKFFGKLIWIKHSLEDDGKTPRRDAKNTTTSLRSRPLLNLIILTGFEYDAGDKVWDDGKIYDPKSGKTYSSKLKLKGNMLDIRGYVGAPMFGRTTYWTRSE
- a CDS encoding glycoside hydrolase family 78 protein; translated protein: MHKRSYLFHVMASAAFAAALPCSVQAQSFLPEKLTTEYRTSPLGVATAQPRMSWQIKSTGRDFMQSAYEVRTGSNAAALAKGKEIGWQSGKVSSGESLHIPYGGGALSSRQRVFWQVRVYDRNGKASPWSQVASWEMGLLQPSDWSAQWIGRANDTTGKPGPSPIFRKPFHLAKPVQSARLFVTAHGLYEAHINGKRVGEDHLTPGWTAYDKRLQYQVYDITPLLQYGNNVIGATLGDGWYRGNLVFLNQRNTYGKTAALLLQMEVTYRDGSKETIASDGSWKTADSGPVRYSDIYNGETVDARMEMNGWASPGFNDAGWQSAAVLPLTKNNIVAQEGPGVRQKERLKPIKFITTPQGEAVVDFGQNMVGWVELKVKGNAGDTITIHHAEVLDKDGNFYTANLRAAKQENKYVLKGGGTETFAPRFTFQGFRYIRVKGIRQPLDTSLFTGVAVYSDMGETGSFTCSHPLINQLQQNIQWGQKGNFVDVPTDCPQRDERLGWTGDAQVFFNTASYNMNVTGFFTKWMKDVAADQRPNGDIPVVIPDVKSIPSPGSAGWGDVVTIIPWQFYQNYGDRRMLEVQYESMKKWVDYITKISRNELWNHGPHFGDWLFYSAPYDNDGRSAITDKYLIAQAFYIHSTQNLINAAKVLGNSGDVAKYEELIKRLKNAFLREYVTPNGRLVSSTQTAYVLALNFDILPEEQRATAAQRLVDNIGAYGNHLTTGFLGTPYLCHVLTRFGHTDVAYKLLMQQSYPSWLYPVKMGATTIWERWDGIKPDGTFQDVGMNSFNHYAYGAIGDWMYKTVTGIQPDPAAPGYKQFRIQPRPGGGLTHASAEFKSLYGTIASKWKIDGGKLKLEVSVPANTSAKIVLPGAASATVTESGKVVQATAEGNDASLQVGSGNYAFEYSYSK